The Caldicoprobacter guelmensis genome includes a region encoding these proteins:
- the polA gene encoding DNA polymerase I — MGRPRVMIIDGNSLMHRAFYALPMLTNKKGVPTNAVYGFTNMLLRLIGDYKPGYLGVAFDKKGPTFRHEIYAEYKATRQKAPEELAPQFELLKKLLKLMGIAIHEVEGYEADDILGTFARLGKERGWDVYLVTGDRDALQLVSPQVRVIMTKKGISDVRVFDVEEIKKEYGLTPAQIVDLKALMGDSSDNIPGIPGIGEKTALKLLHQYHTIEEVLDNAENVSGQKLKEALIKYKEQAMLSKRLATIVQDAPLDIKVENCSYEIPHSRELLEFLEELEFQSIIEKLGIQSRERIATTTSAREKNMIEVNTLEELRYHVQNLMNVSKVAILVQDDCITISDNPSQVYRMKLKGDLLTQGLNHQDVFMGLKPILEKQDLRKIVYDGKRLILEAHRYGIHVEGLEFDVFIAAYLLDPARNRYDVVQLLYEYAGLDVNDADASDLYLLAGYMREKLKETEMLYLYEEIEHPLINVLADMEITGFKVDKDMLKQLGEEFSLELSNLTKEIYTLAGEEFNINSPKQLGYVLFEKLKLPVIKKGKTGYSTDIEVLEQLRPYHELVEKVIEYRQVMKLKSTYIDGLLSVIDPRDGRVHSSFNQTVTATGRISSAEPNLQNIPVKLEMGRRIRKVFVASGEDYVLVDADYSQIELRILAHMSGDPTFIEAFRNNQDIHLRTASEIFGVPIDKVTPEQRSNAKAVNFGIVYGISDYGLAKSLGISRKQAREYIDSYFARYPKVKEYMERIVETAKKQGYVTTLMNRRRYLPELKSRNFNIRSQGERLAMNTPIQGSAADIIKKAMNDVYAELKRRNLKSKLILQVHDELIIDTYKPELEEVKELVVRCMENAVKLSVPLVVDVGVGRSWYDAK; from the coding sequence ATGGGAAGACCACGAGTGATGATAATAGATGGGAATAGCTTGATGCACCGTGCGTTTTATGCTCTACCGATGTTGACGAATAAAAAGGGAGTTCCTACCAATGCCGTGTATGGCTTTACTAATATGCTGTTGAGGCTGATAGGGGATTATAAGCCGGGGTATTTAGGAGTAGCATTTGATAAAAAGGGGCCTACTTTTCGGCATGAAATTTATGCCGAGTACAAAGCTACAAGGCAAAAGGCGCCCGAAGAGCTTGCTCCCCAGTTTGAACTTCTCAAAAAGCTGCTGAAGCTTATGGGAATAGCTATACACGAAGTTGAGGGCTATGAGGCTGATGACATCTTGGGTACATTTGCTCGTCTGGGCAAGGAAAGGGGATGGGATGTATATCTGGTCACTGGTGACAGAGATGCCCTTCAGCTGGTTTCCCCTCAGGTGAGGGTTATCATGACTAAAAAGGGCATATCGGATGTGCGGGTTTTTGATGTTGAAGAGATAAAGAAGGAGTATGGTTTGACTCCCGCTCAGATCGTAGATTTAAAGGCCTTGATGGGTGATAGTTCTGACAATATACCAGGCATTCCAGGTATAGGTGAAAAGACAGCTCTTAAATTGCTGCATCAGTATCATACTATTGAAGAGGTTTTGGACAATGCCGAAAATGTAAGCGGCCAAAAGCTTAAGGAGGCGCTGATCAAGTATAAGGAGCAGGCGATGCTGAGCAAAAGGTTGGCCACAATCGTGCAGGATGCTCCTCTGGATATAAAAGTGGAGAATTGCAGTTACGAAATACCGCACTCAAGGGAACTGTTGGAGTTCCTTGAGGAGCTTGAGTTTCAAAGCATAATCGAGAAGCTTGGAATACAATCGAGGGAAAGGATTGCGACTACTACCTCTGCCCGAGAAAAAAACATGATAGAAGTCAATACATTGGAGGAATTACGGTATCATGTGCAAAACCTCATGAATGTCAGTAAGGTGGCCATACTGGTACAGGATGATTGTATAACCATTTCCGATAATCCATCTCAAGTGTATAGGATGAAGTTGAAAGGCGATTTGCTGACTCAAGGGTTAAATCACCAAGATGTATTCATGGGGTTAAAGCCCATTTTGGAGAAACAGGATTTGCGGAAGATCGTATACGACGGGAAGCGTTTAATTTTAGAGGCCCATAGATATGGCATTCATGTTGAAGGATTGGAATTCGATGTATTTATAGCAGCCTATTTGCTGGACCCTGCGAGAAATCGCTACGATGTGGTTCAGCTACTTTATGAGTATGCTGGATTGGATGTCAATGATGCTGATGCATCTGACCTGTATTTGCTGGCAGGATATATGCGTGAGAAGCTCAAAGAGACCGAGATGCTCTATCTTTACGAGGAAATTGAGCATCCGCTTATAAACGTGCTGGCTGATATGGAGATTACAGGATTTAAAGTGGATAAAGATATGTTGAAGCAGCTGGGGGAAGAATTTTCGCTTGAACTATCAAATCTTACAAAGGAAATATATACTCTAGCCGGGGAAGAGTTTAATATAAACTCGCCAAAACAGCTGGGCTATGTGTTGTTTGAAAAGCTGAAACTACCGGTTATAAAAAAGGGAAAGACGGGATACTCCACCGATATAGAGGTGCTTGAGCAACTGCGCCCATATCACGAACTGGTGGAAAAAGTGATTGAGTATCGCCAGGTCATGAAGCTTAAATCCACCTATATAGATGGGCTTTTAAGCGTTATAGACCCTAGGGATGGGAGGGTCCACTCCAGCTTTAATCAGACGGTGACAGCTACCGGCAGGATCAGCAGTGCAGAGCCTAATTTACAGAATATTCCTGTTAAGCTTGAGATGGGTCGGAGAATACGTAAAGTGTTTGTTGCCAGCGGAGAGGATTATGTGCTGGTGGACGCCGATTATTCCCAGATTGAGTTGCGAATACTGGCACATATGTCAGGAGACCCTACTTTTATTGAGGCTTTTAGGAATAATCAAGATATACACCTGCGAACTGCATCTGAGATATTCGGCGTACCGATTGACAAGGTAACGCCTGAACAGCGCAGCAATGCAAAAGCGGTCAATTTTGGCATTGTGTACGGTATAAGCGATTACGGTCTGGCAAAGAGCTTGGGAATAAGCCGTAAGCAAGCCAGAGAGTATATAGACAGCTATTTCGCCCGCTATCCAAAGGTCAAAGAGTACATGGAGAGAATAGTGGAAACCGCCAAAAAGCAGGGCTACGTGACCACGCTGATGAACCGGCGTAGGTATTTACCCGAGCTTAAATCCCGAAACTTCAACATTCGTTCGCAGGGCGAGCGGTTGGCCATGAATACGCCTATACAGGGCAGCGCGGCCGATATAATAAAGAAGGCCATGAATGACGTGTATGCTGAATTGAAGAGGCGAAACTTGAAGTCAAAGCTCATATTGCAGGTGCATGATGAGCTGATCATAGACACCTATAAACCCGAATTGGAAGAGGTCAAAGAGTTGGTGGTGCGGTGTATGGAGAATGCTGTAAAGCTCTCGGTTCCGTTGGTGGTGGATGTAGGAGTGGGCAGGAGCTGGTATGATGCCAAATAG
- the coaE gene encoding dephospho-CoA kinase (Dephospho-CoA kinase (CoaE) performs the final step in coenzyme A biosynthesis.), with protein MKIIGLTGGIACGKSTVSKILAELGAAVIDADMIAREVMRKGTPVWQEVKETFGDEYLQPDGEIDRKKLGELVFSNPEALKKLNSITHPAIQKRVLSEIERLKLMSCYKAVVVDAALLIEAGWYDMVDEVWLVVADREAQIERLMKRSGLTRQQALNRINSQMAQEIKMRYADKIIDNSDGLEYTRKQVEQLWAEL; from the coding sequence ATGAAGATAATAGGGCTGACCGGTGGGATAGCCTGTGGTAAGTCCACGGTATCTAAAATTCTTGCCGAGCTGGGAGCTGCAGTTATTGATGCCGATATGATTGCCAGAGAAGTGATGAGAAAAGGAACGCCTGTGTGGCAAGAGGTAAAGGAAACCTTTGGGGATGAGTATTTGCAGCCCGATGGCGAGATTGACAGAAAAAAGTTAGGAGAGCTGGTGTTTTCTAACCCAGAAGCTTTAAAAAAACTTAATTCCATTACGCATCCGGCCATCCAAAAGAGGGTGCTCTCTGAGATAGAGAGGCTGAAACTCATGAGCTGTTATAAGGCAGTTGTGGTGGATGCAGCTCTATTGATAGAGGCTGGATGGTATGATATGGTGGATGAGGTATGGCTGGTTGTGGCTGATAGGGAGGCTCAAATAGAAAGGCTTATGAAGCGGAGCGGGCTGACACGCCAGCAAGCATTAAATCGTATAAACAGTCAAATGGCACAGGAAATCAAGATGCGGTATGCTGATAAAATAATAGATAATTCGGATGGTTTGGAGTATACCCGGAAGCAGGTGGAGCAGCTATGGGCAGAACTTTGA
- a CDS encoding CAP domain-containing protein — MKKFISTIFLSIFLIGLLFTAAQVPQQTAVLATSDTACPSKVIVTANNLNVRATSNTQSSIIDVLKRNQVVNILGQWGNWYIIRTDNGQIGSILKWFTKPVEQQPTPQPQQPKQPTPQPAPQPQPQPTPQQPNPQPAPQPQQPTPQQPSNQLSYEQARMLELVNAERTKVGLKPLIWDAELARVATIKAKDMVDNNYFSHTSPTYGSPFDMMRNFGIQYKTAGENLAGYPSVEGAHNGLMNSEGHRKNILNPSFTHIGIGVQKSPRYGYVFVQMFVGR, encoded by the coding sequence ATGAAGAAATTTATTTCTACAATTTTTTTGAGTATCTTTCTAATAGGGTTACTATTTACAGCAGCACAGGTACCACAACAAACAGCAGTGTTAGCAACAAGTGATACAGCATGCCCATCTAAAGTAATAGTCACAGCAAACAACCTTAACGTGAGAGCTACCAGCAACACGCAGTCGTCGATCATAGATGTTCTGAAGCGTAACCAAGTGGTAAACATATTGGGCCAATGGGGTAACTGGTATATAATACGGACCGACAATGGCCAAATAGGTTCTATATTAAAATGGTTTACAAAGCCTGTAGAGCAGCAGCCAACACCACAACCGCAGCAACCTAAACAGCCAACACCGCAACCCGCTCCGCAACCCCAACCCCAGCCAACACCGCAGCAACCCAATCCACAGCCTGCTCCACAGCCACAGCAGCCAACTCCGCAACAGCCGTCAAATCAGCTAAGTTACGAGCAGGCGAGGATGCTGGAGTTGGTCAACGCTGAGAGGACCAAAGTAGGCCTCAAACCCCTTATATGGGATGCCGAACTGGCCAGGGTGGCCACCATCAAGGCTAAAGATATGGTTGATAACAACTACTTCAGCCATACCTCCCCAACTTACGGCAGCCCATTCGATATGATGCGCAACTTCGGCATCCAATACAAGACTGCCGGTGAAAACCTGGCGGGTTATCCTTCTGTCGAAGGCGCACACAACGGCCTTATGAATTCAGAAGGTCACAGAAAGAACATCTTAAACCCCAGCTTTACGCACATAGGTATAGGCGTTCAAAAGAGCCCAAGATACGGTTACGTGTTTGTACAAATGTTTGTTGGCAGATAA
- a CDS encoding lytic transglycosylase domain-containing protein codes for MGRTLTFKLVLIILLALSILCVILVYGWVQRRMYPLKYEDLILRYASEYGLDPYLVCAVIWVESKFDEVATSHKGARGLMQVIPSTGRWAAEKLGIQGYDDDSLYDPAVNIRIGCWYLDRLRSQFKGDLDLALAAYNGGSSNVEKWLEDPRYSKDGKGLYDIPFKETRDFVARVWSAYGKYKQLYRIRDTY; via the coding sequence ATGGGCAGAACTTTGACTTTTAAACTTGTGCTTATCATTCTGTTGGCATTATCTATACTGTGCGTGATATTGGTGTACGGTTGGGTTCAAAGGAGGATGTACCCCTTAAAATACGAGGACTTGATACTTCGGTATGCAAGCGAATACGGGCTGGATCCATATTTGGTGTGCGCAGTGATATGGGTTGAGAGCAAATTTGACGAGGTTGCGACATCGCACAAAGGAGCGAGAGGGCTTATGCAGGTCATCCCTTCTACAGGACGGTGGGCAGCGGAAAAGCTTGGCATTCAAGGATATGATGATGACAGCCTGTATGACCCGGCTGTGAATATACGAATAGGGTGTTGGTATCTTGATAGGCTTCGCAGTCAATTTAAAGGGGACTTGGATTTGGCTCTTGCGGCATATAATGGCGGCAGCAGCAATGTCGAAAAATGGTTAGAAGACCCCAGGTATAGCAAAGACGGGAAAGGATTGTATGATATACCTTTTAAGGAGACACGAGATTTTGTGGCCAGGGTATGGAGCGCCTATGGTAAATACAAACAGCTTTACCGAATACGTGACACCTACTGA
- the thpR gene encoding RNA 2',3'-cyclic phosphodiesterase yields MRVFIAIEFEQHIKDYLNKIQRQVMSYSTHGNFSRPENFHLTLKFIGEVEPSFVSTIASAMAQSVHGIKPFKLRLDQLGNFPRGNKMIIWVGVKGELDMLNRLFNQLETSLHSIGIAKDSKGYSPHITLGREVRLAEPFSKVANAVTMDQQQVIEVRKISLMESTRQEGRLMYIPLYRQILTY; encoded by the coding sequence ATGAGGGTTTTTATCGCTATTGAGTTTGAACAGCATATAAAGGATTATTTAAATAAAATTCAAAGACAGGTAATGAGCTACAGCACTCACGGGAACTTTTCAAGGCCAGAAAATTTTCACCTTACGCTAAAGTTTATAGGAGAAGTAGAGCCATCATTTGTGAGCACCATAGCATCAGCGATGGCCCAATCAGTACACGGCATAAAACCTTTCAAGCTCAGGCTTGATCAACTGGGAAACTTCCCTAGAGGAAACAAGATGATTATTTGGGTAGGGGTAAAGGGAGAGCTGGACATGCTAAATCGGCTATTCAATCAGCTGGAAACATCGCTACATAGCATAGGCATTGCTAAAGATTCAAAAGGATATTCTCCCCATATCACACTAGGCAGAGAGGTACGCTTGGCAGAGCCATTCTCAAAAGTAGCCAACGCCGTCACAATGGATCAACAACAAGTAATCGAAGTACGTAAGATATCGCTGATGGAAAGCACCAGACAAGAAGGCCGCCTTATGTACATCCCTCTTTATAGGCAAATATTAACATATTAA
- a CDS encoding carbohydrate ABC transporter permease gives MKRKKTFGDWIFDTINVIIMLIVVFVTLYPFINSLAISLNDADDTVRGGITFYPRVFTLRNYELIFQNKLVYNAYLISIARTIIGIITGLLFTAALAFGMAHSNLKGRRFYTILCIIPMYFGGGLIPYYFLIRSLGLMNSFWVYIIPSLVGIWNMLLMRTYFMGIPSALEESARIDGANYFTVFFRIILPISTPILATIALFIGVGQWNAWFDAYIFITEQSLKPIQSVLLSIISEAQFAQRMAQAAAAQAGPVDVGRVGKGVHVNVRSLTMATMMVTVLPIVMVYPFLQRYFIKGVMIGSLKG, from the coding sequence ATGAAGAGAAAGAAAACGTTTGGGGATTGGATATTTGATACCATTAATGTGATAATAATGCTTATAGTTGTGTTTGTTACGTTATATCCCTTTATCAATTCTCTCGCTATATCCTTGAATGATGCCGATGATACCGTAAGGGGAGGAATAACGTTTTATCCACGCGTGTTTACGTTGCGCAATTATGAACTCATATTTCAAAATAAATTAGTTTACAATGCTTACCTTATTTCAATAGCGAGGACAATAATAGGGATAATAACTGGTTTGTTATTTACAGCAGCCCTTGCCTTTGGTATGGCACATTCAAATCTCAAAGGAAGGAGATTTTATACCATCTTGTGTATTATCCCTATGTACTTTGGGGGAGGTCTTATTCCTTACTATTTTCTTATAAGGTCATTGGGTTTGATGAATAGCTTTTGGGTTTACATAATACCTTCTTTAGTAGGCATTTGGAATATGTTATTGATGAGGACGTATTTTATGGGAATACCGTCTGCGTTAGAGGAATCTGCACGTATTGATGGTGCAAATTATTTTACAGTATTTTTCAGGATAATACTCCCTATATCAACGCCAATTTTGGCAACAATAGCTCTCTTTATTGGAGTAGGACAATGGAACGCGTGGTTTGACGCGTATATATTCATTACAGAACAATCTTTAAAGCCCATACAAAGCGTATTGCTTTCCATCATCTCGGAAGCCCAGTTTGCTCAAAGAATGGCCCAGGCTGCTGCGGCACAAGCGGGTCCAGTAGATGTAGGAAGAGTTGGAAAAGGTGTACATGTAAATGTTCGGTCTCTTACAATGGCTACGATGATGGTAACTGTACTGCCTATAGTGATGGTATATCCGTTCCTGCAGCGCTATTTTATTAAAGGCGTTATGATTGGCTCACTAAAAGGTTAA
- a CDS encoding ABC transporter substrate-binding protein, giving the protein MKKWLALLLLIMYTLSLTSCQLVEAPSIIEQDIGIDESKGEKVQVPMPKKGGELVVPIPLPDTLNPLLTKSRDMINFFGLIFEGLFEYDENMKPQPCLAESWDVEDGGKLWRFHLRKNVVFHDGRPLTGDDVVFTFLALQGGRLGSFYQKGIAGNANIQKVETDPFDPYTVNVYLSQPVNNILDIMTFPVLPKRVYQSDEFMLQHRQDMSLIPIGTGPYRIDDGGIQQAEGGSGLKQIRLVRNEKYWGKQPYIDAILARVYHDEMQVRQAFHEGQIDLMNVMATVINPYPREEDAKTYRYLTRNYEFLAFNMNHPVLSNVNVRKAIAYALDRKDIIFKVYLNNAEAVDVPIPSDSWLYDSSYRIYDYDPNRAVELLEQAGWTLDKADQTANSRPNAQNAQKLTGEGEVLEEGIDDDGHEQVAGAQLLQNEASENGLVKNYEENSWVRYKMIGSQKVELRFSILTNSENILRKDALEIIAQQLKRVGIAVEVEVLPWEELTERLKSGQFEAVLTGYYLDIFPDVRFMFHSRQIGNGLNNFMRYRNEELDKLLDEAALTCEDAKLIELYSRIQKHLVEQLPVVSLCFQTASLVTSEKVYGVKSPREFNIYRNIEEWYLSE; this is encoded by the coding sequence ATGAAAAAATGGCTTGCTTTACTGCTTTTGATTATGTATACCTTGTCTTTGACATCATGCCAGCTTGTAGAGGCTCCTAGTATCATAGAACAAGACATCGGAATAGATGAAAGCAAGGGGGAAAAGGTTCAAGTTCCTATGCCCAAAAAGGGCGGTGAGTTGGTAGTGCCCATACCATTGCCTGATACACTTAACCCTTTGCTTACCAAATCCAGGGACATGATCAATTTTTTTGGCCTGATATTTGAGGGACTGTTTGAATATGATGAGAATATGAAACCTCAACCCTGCTTGGCTGAATCGTGGGATGTGGAAGACGGCGGAAAGCTGTGGCGTTTCCATTTACGGAAAAACGTTGTGTTTCATGATGGACGGCCTCTTACCGGGGATGACGTGGTGTTTACCTTTTTGGCATTGCAGGGAGGGCGCCTTGGCTCGTTTTATCAAAAGGGCATTGCTGGTAATGCGAATATACAAAAGGTTGAGACAGACCCATTTGATCCTTATACGGTGAATGTGTATCTATCTCAACCTGTGAACAATATACTGGATATCATGACCTTTCCTGTACTTCCTAAACGGGTGTATCAATCTGATGAGTTTATGTTACAGCACAGACAGGATATGAGTTTGATACCCATAGGAACGGGACCTTATAGGATAGATGATGGAGGAATTCAGCAGGCTGAAGGTGGTAGTGGCCTTAAGCAAATCAGGTTGGTGAGAAACGAAAAATATTGGGGGAAACAGCCTTATATCGATGCCATATTGGCCCGAGTTTATCATGATGAGATGCAGGTAAGGCAGGCGTTCCATGAAGGGCAGATAGATTTGATGAATGTTATGGCTACTGTAATTAATCCCTATCCGAGGGAAGAGGATGCAAAGACCTATCGATATCTCACGCGCAATTACGAATTTTTAGCGTTTAATATGAACCATCCGGTATTAAGCAATGTTAACGTTAGAAAAGCCATTGCCTATGCCCTGGATAGAAAGGATATTATCTTTAAGGTATATTTGAACAATGCAGAGGCTGTAGATGTTCCCATTCCTTCCGATTCATGGCTTTACGATAGCAGTTACAGGATATACGATTATGACCCTAATAGAGCGGTTGAGCTGCTTGAACAGGCGGGCTGGACACTTGATAAAGCAGATCAAACTGCGAATAGTAGGCCAAATGCTCAAAATGCGCAAAAACTGACTGGGGAAGGGGAGGTGTTAGAAGAGGGAATTGACGATGATGGCCATGAACAGGTCGCAGGAGCTCAATTATTACAAAATGAGGCTTCTGAAAATGGTTTGGTGAAAAATTACGAGGAGAATAGTTGGGTCAGGTATAAGATGATAGGGTCCCAAAAAGTAGAGCTTAGATTTTCTATTTTAACAAACTCTGAAAATATCTTGAGGAAGGATGCCTTGGAAATAATTGCTCAGCAGCTAAAGCGAGTAGGTATTGCTGTGGAGGTAGAAGTCCTTCCTTGGGAGGAACTAACTGAAAGGTTGAAAAGCGGCCAGTTTGAAGCGGTATTGACCGGTTACTACCTGGATATATTCCCAGACGTTAGATTCATGTTCCATTCTAGACAGATAGGGAATGGCCTCAATAATTTTATGAGATACCGCAATGAGGAATTGGACAAGTTGCTCGACGAGGCGGCTTTGACTTGTGAAGATGCCAAGCTCATTGAGCTTTACAGCCGCATACAGAAGCACCTGGTCGAGCAGCTGCCTGTGGTTAGCCTGTGTTTTCAGACTGCTTCGCTTGTGACCAGCGAGAAAGTTTATGGAGTTAAAAGTCCTCGGGAGTTCAATATATATAGAAACATCGAGGAGTGGTATTTGAGCGAGTAG
- a CDS encoding extracellular solute-binding protein, producing the protein MKKFRILSLFMVVFIILAIVASGCGKKAPDTSKPAETSETAKESEQGTESESSTESGESGEYSEPYTFTHYFNYDWWGIKPWGEDEVSKYLSKKFNVHVEFAKPDSDPAAKLNVMISSGDLPDSIMMDRGPDNIRLARLGLLQPLEPFMTKNPNLQENLLPQTIELLKIDGKLYGIPNWPRTAPTGGNDVWMYNLRIWQDAGSPKLETFEDLYAFAKKVKTDVTKTREGLSTIPFMTDATGDGWRLANAFYRSYGGVLNGWYTVLDGKYRLAFRDPVFKEVSLELNKWWREGLIAETQFTDTTDQILEKATNGRIALFYYDHSQDDNNHFRKILKKNHPDDSYELVQPNVFPPAKGLSPNDIYGDITSTVGWNVTCITTKAKNPQRIFDLWTYLLTREAAIIQMYGPPGFLWDTLDDQGLPILKKAEGELTAEERDRLGLWFWMIPGHSDHVDTIKFAVNDKLPEEKRNWVVSMQAHIVTPTKLLSDEFVGIGDVIDPQSDLGIQRTLCEDYIKANYPKVIMAKSPEEAEKVYEDIIKFCDQNGMPQIEETYDKKYQDNVKRFGTVLKKGRYAK; encoded by the coding sequence ATGAAGAAATTTAGAATTTTATCGCTGTTTATGGTTGTTTTTATTATTCTTGCTATAGTGGCTTCGGGCTGTGGGAAGAAAGCACCTGATACTTCCAAACCAGCCGAAACATCTGAGACAGCGAAAGAATCAGAACAGGGTACTGAGAGTGAATCTTCAACAGAATCAGGAGAGTCAGGAGAATATTCAGAGCCATACACATTTACCCATTATTTTAACTATGATTGGTGGGGAATAAAGCCGTGGGGAGAAGATGAAGTATCTAAATACTTATCCAAAAAATTTAATGTTCATGTTGAATTCGCTAAGCCGGATTCTGACCCCGCTGCAAAGCTTAACGTTATGATTTCCTCTGGTGATTTGCCAGATTCTATTATGATGGACAGGGGCCCAGACAATATAAGATTGGCTCGATTGGGATTGTTACAACCTCTTGAACCCTTTATGACAAAAAATCCTAACCTCCAAGAAAATCTTTTACCTCAGACGATAGAGTTATTAAAGATCGATGGCAAGCTATACGGGATTCCTAACTGGCCCAGAACAGCACCCACGGGCGGTAATGATGTGTGGATGTATAATCTGCGCATCTGGCAGGATGCAGGGAGTCCCAAGCTTGAGACATTTGAGGATTTATATGCATTTGCTAAAAAGGTAAAGACCGATGTAACCAAGACAAGAGAAGGATTGTCTACCATCCCTTTCATGACGGATGCTACAGGTGATGGATGGAGGCTAGCTAATGCATTTTACCGTTCCTATGGCGGCGTTTTAAACGGGTGGTACACAGTTCTGGATGGTAAGTATAGGCTAGCATTCCGTGATCCGGTATTTAAGGAAGTTTCTTTAGAACTTAATAAGTGGTGGCGTGAAGGACTGATCGCGGAGACTCAGTTTACAGATACAACTGACCAAATACTTGAAAAAGCAACCAATGGGCGCATAGCATTGTTCTACTATGATCATTCACAAGATGATAATAACCACTTCAGAAAAATTCTCAAAAAGAACCACCCGGATGATAGCTATGAGCTAGTACAGCCTAATGTTTTCCCACCTGCTAAAGGATTGTCACCGAACGATATATATGGTGATATTACTTCCACTGTTGGCTGGAATGTAACATGCATTACAACTAAGGCTAAAAATCCCCAAAGAATATTTGACCTTTGGACCTATCTCTTAACTAGAGAAGCTGCTATAATCCAAATGTATGGTCCACCGGGATTTCTGTGGGATACTCTAGACGACCAAGGATTACCTATATTGAAAAAGGCTGAAGGTGAATTGACGGCCGAAGAGCGCGATCGTCTGGGGCTCTGGTTCTGGATGATACCAGGTCACAGCGACCATGTTGATACCATCAAGTTTGCAGTAAACGATAAGCTACCAGAGGAAAAGAGAAACTGGGTAGTTTCAATGCAGGCACATATTGTGACACCAACCAAGCTGTTAAGCGATGAGTTTGTTGGTATTGGCGACGTCATTGATCCACAGAGCGATCTGGGTATCCAGAGGACGTTGTGTGAGGACTATATAAAGGCGAATTATCCGAAAGTGATAATGGCAAAATCTCCAGAAGAAGCAGAAAAGGTATACGAAGACATTATCAAGTTCTGTGATCAAAATGGTATGCCGCAGATAGAGGAAACCTATGACAAGAAGTATCAAGATAACGTCAAGCGCTTTGGCACTGTTTTGAAAAAGGGAAGATATGCAAAATAA
- a CDS encoding nitroreductase family protein encodes MDKQQVLNFFFKRRSIRKYKDMDVSQEDIDIILKAAMSAPSAGNQQPWHFIVVDDREKMKEITKYHPYSSMLNTAPKCIIVAGDVSSQRYEGYWVQDCAAATQNMLLAIAQLGLGGVWLGVHPRKEREEAIRRIFNIPDHIVPFAIVAIGVPDEEKGPSDRYNPERIHYNKW; translated from the coding sequence GTGGACAAACAACAAGTGCTAAACTTTTTCTTTAAAAGGAGAAGTATCAGAAAGTATAAAGACATGGACGTAAGCCAGGAAGATATAGACATAATCTTAAAAGCGGCCATGTCTGCTCCTTCTGCAGGCAATCAGCAACCCTGGCATTTCATAGTAGTAGATGACCGCGAAAAAATGAAAGAGATCACCAAATACCACCCTTATTCCTCCATGCTCAACACAGCACCTAAGTGTATCATTGTGGCAGGTGATGTGTCTTCACAAAGATACGAAGGCTACTGGGTACAGGACTGTGCGGCTGCTACGCAGAACATGCTACTGGCTATAGCACAGCTAGGACTGGGTGGCGTATGGCTGGGCGTACACCCCAGAAAGGAACGAGAGGAAGCCATTCGTAGAATATTCAACATTCCTGACCACATTGTGCCATTTGCCATCGTGGCAATTGGCGTACCAGATGAGGAAAAGGGGCCGTCCGACAGATACAACCCTGAAAGAATACATTACAATAAATGGTGA